Genomic DNA from Pecten maximus unplaced genomic scaffold, xPecMax1.1, whole genome shotgun sequence:
aatatccgagtccgagttgtatatcctgcaacaatacatgagtcaaagttgattatttctattctaccatgaACTGTTTAATTCTGAGATATACCTCttcctaatagaaaaacggcaaagaaacccccggaaaaccttgtaatttagTATTGttagtattgcattattttgctgataaagtatacatttctttacatgcactacagtactacaatcaagaacatctatcgtatggcattgattttaaagatttaagtaAAATAGGGATGAAAAAAACcgccttcgtaggattcgaactcgcgtcgtaATAAAAAGATAGGAGACTAACCCACtagcccactcggctacagtaaccGTATAAATGAggggtgaatattagatacataacattgtaccagccgtgactcacgagcgtgtattattgacacgagcgtgtattattggcaaataatacatggttttaaaccaatcaaaactgacGTTGCATAGCAACCATGGTAGAATTTATAATGATCTGAGACTAAGACTAAATTAATGTTATTATAAACTAGTTTAGGAAATGTTCTAATGGAGGGATATAGCCATTCACTATAGGCGTTGATCGAGATTTGATCGTTGTTGGAATATGAATCGGTGAGTGAAAGTGCGAAGTGTATTAATGCAATTAGGTAGTATTGATTGTGAAAGGATAAATTCAGTTTATTATTTCAATAGCTGATTCCACGTTAGATGTTGGTATTATTTCTCTCTCTAGTTATTTTCCGACAATGAAGATGAAAAGCAGGTTTACCGGAGGTGTGGACGATATGTACAATGTCCACGGTCACGCTGGCAATCTCTGTCGGGAGGCAATATTAGAAGGTTTAGGTAAGAATATTGTCTTCAATATCAGTTCATCTTTGTAAGATTAAGACACGAGAATAGTAAAAAGAGCAAACGAATATCTTAATAGGAAGAAATGTCAATGTAGCAATATGAATTAGATTGGAGAGAAATATAATCTAACCTAGTTTGATCTGTTGAGTAGATGAATCAAGATACATTTCAGAGGGTCGTTTAAATGGAACAAAATTCATCAATCTGATGGGCCACagaaactgatataatttttcTATTTCCCATACATTCTCGTTCCAGTGAATCTTGAATACACCATTTTATGTCTAGGCTTGTAAAACCCTTAAaagtataaaacaaaatatattgattgttttaataaatgtccCTTTTTTCTTTCCTGACGTCACTTTACCTGTAGATCAAGAAACGTGTGACGTCACAATTGAAATGATGTATATTCAATCATATTTCTTAAAGATGTTATTATCAAACGTATGAgttacatattattatatataatgtgaagAAACGCAAAGTTTAATTATTCACTATTCATTGCAAGCagtacaaaatttgtttttgaaatattaaattcatATTTCCTATATTAATTTGAACACACAGGAAGATTAGTTAAGTCAAGATTGGATTACCCTACAGTGGAACCAGTAACCATAGCAGATTTCGGGACTGCAGATGGACGAGCTGCACTTTCTATCATCAATGAAATGATAGGTAAATATATTAAACTAGCAATGGATATTTGAAAATGAGCATttactacaaaaaaaaaattgatcaaATGTGAAAAATCTCAAGACCCACATGATTTAACTGTGGTGCATTCCTTCTTTGCAGAGATAGTAAGAGTAGTTGATATGAGCTGATTCGActtgtttcattttttaattttgattttttaattttttttaacaagaggcccatggggcctgtatcgctcacctggttggattagaccaaatgtcaaaataatgttcatgttcatgttcaattcattttatttgtcaatctcaaacaatgctatgtatggttatggtgtggggatcccaattgctttaaagaaataatgaagtccagactctctaagggtctgaaagacctcaagaattgcttttagaacatccattcataactttattactagtaacgatttaaaagaattacctctatttcccctaaggggccccgcccctttggcccctcgggggtcagagtcaccatttatgcaaaatctgttccctttccgCAAAGGAtacttctgactaaattgggttcaaatcctttcataactttatgactagtagcgatttgaaggaattacctctatttcccctttagGCCCCGCCCtatttggccccttgggggtcagagtcaccatttatgcaaaatctgttccccttcctcaaaggatgcttctgactaaattgggttcaaatcctttcataactttatgactagtagcgatttgaaggaattacctctatttccccattaggccccgccccatttggcccctcgggggtcagagtcaccatttatgcaaaatctgttccccttccgcaaaggatgcttctgactaaattgggttcaaatcctttcataactttatgactagtagcgatttgaaggaattacctctatttccccattaggccccgccccatttggccccttgggggtcagagtcaccatttatgcaaaatctgctccccttccgcaaaggatgcttctgactaaattgggttcaaatccttccataactttatgacaagtagcgatttaaaggaattacctctatttccccattaggccccgcccctttggcccctcgggggtcagagtcaccatttatgcaaaatcttatccccttccgccaaggatgtttctgaccaaatttggacaaaatccaataagaattttttgactagtagcgatttgaagcaaatgttgacggacgacggacggacgacggacggacgccgcaccatggcataagctcaccggaccttcggtcccggtgagctaaaaatgtatACTCTAGATTTTATTACAGAGTTCATACAGAAAGAACTGGGACAGAAACAAGCCATCGTCGTCTATTATAACGATCAACCTATGAATGATTTCAACATCCTCAGCGAAGTGATTTCAGGTCGTATGAAAGATTTCAAATAATGTTTAGGTTGTCGTAGTTTGTTATTAatcatattgtttttatataaatccaTTCATTGTCAAGATGAATAATTACAGACTGTGAAAAAGTGACATTAGCAAGACAAAAGTATATATGCTTTATCTTGAAAACATTCCAAACATtctttttaaatacatgttttgTTGCTATTcctattgtgttttttttttttttttaatcgggGGAGagggttgttttttttgtgtgtttatcCATGATATGAAAATATACGATTCTTTACGTAGAATTTTCCACTTAACTTAAGATAGGGAACGAAACATGGGTTATTGCCTACAGAAATAAATATAGAACACCATACTCATCAATGACACtttaatattgttatttagGTAATACACAGAATCCCGGACTAACTCTCACTGGTAACGTCTACCCAGTAATGATACCGAGGACTATGTATGAACAGTGTCTCCCTGATAACACCATCGATTTGGCAATATCAGCTGCAGCTACACATTACTTATCTAAACAGTGAGTGTTAATCTGAGGAATCAAACATGTTCAGCTTTAATCTTAATCAACACTTATCTTatcttaagaaaaaaaatacgttAAATGGAAAACGGCTATTAATCCACCTATCCTAAAAATGACAATATGTTGTCGTATAAATACACCAACGAGACATTGATGCACAGGAGGCTTGTAAACAGATAAAACTCTTTTTTTTAATGGTTTAGAGGTTTTTAGTAATATAATATGCTTCATTTTTAGGGTATGTCAAATTAAAAACGGCGTATTCATTGACGAGGCGGATGACGAACAACAAGAATTAATGAGGGAACAGGGAAAAACTGACTGGAGGGATTTTGTGATTTCAAGAGGAAGAGAACTGAAACCGGGTACGTTTTGAAAATGATTTCTTAATGTAGGTATCCTTAAATTTGCTGATCTAGCAACGTCAATAGCGGCACTGGGTGAGAAAATACACTCGTCTCATTTAGACAACCCATTACTtattatattaaacattaattgGTACCAGACAGCTTTATAATGCCAATGATATACAAATTTTTCtcaaataaattttaatatttgttggAAAAAAGTAATACTTGGATtaatcttttttcttttcttctttttttgtgGGTTTGATTTTCAGCGGAATTtcttattttaatatattttaatatttgttggAAAAAAGAAATACTTTGATCAACCCTTTTTTCAGGGGGGTTTCTTATTGTATTGAACGCATCGTCAAACGATAGTGAAGAAATGTCGTCGACGAATAAGAAGGGAAAACTCCTATTAGGAGGTATCGTGTCAGATATGGCCAGAGAAGGAATAATAACACAGGTACATGAGTTAATAATCTATTAAAATACGtcattaattttatattcaaaGGTTTGTTACAAATATAACAGCTAATGTGAAAGAGGTT
This window encodes:
- the LOC117319973 gene encoding probable S-adenosylmethionine-dependent methyltransferase At5g38780 yields the protein MKMKSRFTGGVDDMYNVHGHAGNLCREAILEGLVEPVTIADFGTADGRAALSIINEMIGNTQNPGLTLTGNVYPVMIPRTMYEQCLPDNTIDLAISAAATHYLSKQVCQIKNGVFIDEADDEQQELMREQGKTDWRDFVISRGRELKPGGFLIVLNASSNDSEEMSSTNKKGKLLLGGIVSDMAREGIITQEEYLATNFHVHYLRKAVDFKEPFTGTLPEIGELGLELVSMKSIKYYTPNPTVDIVDKDMVDKLKYSQWIVAMVYPWFYHVIHGGLSDSRTKDEKETIIAQYFSRLQKFAFDNSDFKPYLIFTEIVIKKNMK